In one bacterium genomic region, the following are encoded:
- the ftsY gene encoding signal recognition particle-docking protein FtsY: MTSNRDHELYKTGLVKTRGSIWGRIRAVFTGGITIGEEQLERIEEILITADIGVEYTARFIEHLRKSSGSIRSDDEMKMFMSRWIAGAVSAQGKRTPDLPPDPAAAGGPPGPRVMLVVGVNGSGKTTTIGKLAHRLGKTGRSTMLVAADTYRAAAVKQLEIWARRAGAAFHGALEGGDPAAVVHDALSKAVSAGTRDVIIDTAGRLHTKEPLMRELEKIVRVAERIVEGAPHEVMLVLDATTGQNALVQAREFAQAAGVTGVTITKMDGTARGGILIPIAGELGLPIQYVGLGEGIEDLVPFDPEEYAKGIIGD; this comes from the coding sequence GTGACTTCCAACCGTGACCACGAGCTTTACAAAACCGGACTCGTAAAGACCCGCGGCTCCATCTGGGGACGGATCAGGGCCGTTTTCACGGGCGGGATCACCATCGGCGAAGAGCAGCTGGAACGGATCGAGGAGATCCTCATCACGGCCGATATAGGGGTCGAGTACACCGCCAGGTTCATCGAACACCTCCGTAAATCTTCCGGAAGCATCAGGTCGGACGACGAGATGAAGATGTTCATGAGCCGGTGGATCGCCGGTGCGGTTTCAGCACAGGGAAAAAGGACGCCTGACCTGCCCCCTGATCCGGCAGCCGCCGGGGGGCCGCCGGGGCCGCGGGTCATGTTGGTCGTCGGCGTCAACGGATCGGGAAAGACAACCACCATCGGCAAACTCGCCCATCGGCTCGGCAAAACAGGCCGGTCCACCATGCTGGTGGCAGCGGACACTTACCGGGCGGCCGCCGTAAAACAGCTGGAAATATGGGCCCGGAGGGCGGGCGCCGCTTTTCACGGTGCCCTGGAGGGCGGCGACCCTGCCGCCGTAGTCCACGACGCCCTTTCAAAAGCCGTTTCAGCCGGTACCAGGGATGTGATCATCGACACGGCTGGGCGGCTCCACACCAAGGAACCTCTCATGAGGGAGCTTGAGAAGATCGTGCGGGTCGCCGAAAGGATCGTGGAGGGGGCGCCCCACGAGGTGATGCTCGTGCTGGACGCGACCACGGGGCAGAACGCCCTCGTCCAGGCCAGGGAGTTCGCGCAGGCGGCCGGCGTCACGGGGGTGACCATCACCAAGATGGACGGAACGGCAAGGGGAGGCATCCTGATACCCATCGCCGGGGAACTGGGGCT